One window from the genome of Pyxicephalus adspersus chromosome 6, UCB_Pads_2.0, whole genome shotgun sequence encodes:
- the AMACR gene encoding alpha-methylacyl-CoA racemase codes for MYRDQEESWHQPTGVVTSATMDNRFFTPKDSVGVMENLGLGPDVILKENPRLIYARLTGFGQSGKYAKAAGHDLNYISLSGLLSKLGKQNETPTFPLNLLADFAGGSYICALGIVMSLFERSGSGQGQVIDSSMVEGAAYLGSFVYKTQNMGLWSRPRGENLLDGGAPFYSTYMTSDGKYLAVGAIEPQFYKELLKGKFIA; via the exons ATGTATCGGGATCAAGAAGAGAGCTGGCATCAGCCAACTGGTGTGGTCACATCTGCAACAATGGATAACCGATTCTTTACACCCAAAGATAGTGTTG GTGTAATGGAAAATTTGGGGCTTGGTCCAGATGTCATTCTAAAAGAAAACCCAAGGCTCATTTATGCACGGTTGACTGGATTTGGGCAATCAGGAAAATATGCCAAGGCAGCAGGTCATGATCTTAATTACATCTCTCTCTCAG GTTTACTGTCGAAACTAGGAAAGCAAAACGAAACACCAACCTTCCCCCTCAATCTCCTGGCAGACTTTGCAGGTGGTAGCTACATTTGCGCACTGGGCATTGTCATGTCTCTTTTTGAACGGTCAGGATCAGGACAAGGACAAGTCATTGATTCCAGTATG gTGGAAGGTGCTGCCTACCTGGGGTCTTTTGTCTATAAGACACAGAACATGGGCTTATGGAGCCGGCCGAGAGGCGAGAACTTGTTGGATGGTGGAGCTCCATTCTACAGCACCTATATGACATCTGATGGGAAATACTTGGCTGTGGGCGCTATTGAACCACAGTTTTATAAAGAACTACTAAAAGGTAAGTTTATTGCATGA